A window from Telopea speciosissima isolate NSW1024214 ecotype Mountain lineage chromosome 8, Tspe_v1, whole genome shotgun sequence encodes these proteins:
- the LOC122672785 gene encoding squamosa promoter-binding-like protein 16 has protein sequence MDWDLKTPLWDLAELERETIPNLTPRIGSSDLGGQKSIGDFSVDLKLGRLGDFGDGSVDKLKDQRISTMVSASPSSSSKRARAPSNANQAASCLVDGCTSDLSNCKDYHRRHKVCEVHSKTPTVMIGGQAQRFCQQCSRFHLLMEFDEVKRSCRKRLDGHNRRRRKPQPESLSMNSGSFFSNHQGSRLLPYTSPQIFSPASMLSATWTGVVKTEEDATLYNRHFINRQNPFTGSFSHDYKGGGKQFPFVASNATTLANQTAPEASVCQPLLNTITSSQSESGRNIFSNGLSRVHDSDCALSLLSSPSTQTSGISLNNLNHVVHPESIPMAHPLIPGLQYSGLGRYPSSRVMEDEQVGSVLVTETSDADLHCEGIFHVGSDGSSQTVGQQTLPFAWEWAKLR, from the exons ATGGACTGGGATTTGAAGACGCCTTTGTGGGATTTAGCGGAATTGGAGAGGGAAACCATCCCCAACTTGACCCCACGTATTGGGTCTAGTGACTTAGGAGGCCAGAAGTCTATAGGGGATTTCTCGGTTGATTTGAAGCTGGGAAGGCTGGGTGATTTCGGAGATGGGTCTGTGGACAAGTTGAAGGACCAGAGGATCTCGACAATGGTGTCAGCATCTCCATCAAGTTCTTCGAAGAGGGCTCGGGCGCCTAGTAATGCAAACCAGGCGGCGTCGTGTTTGGTTGATGGGTGCACCTCCGACCTCAGTAACTGCAAAGATTATCACAGACGTCATAAAGTCTGTGAGGTCCATTCTAAGACACCAACGGTGATGATAGGAGGCCAGGCGCAGCGCTTCTGTCAGCAGTGCAGCAG GTTCCACTTGCTAATGGAGTTTGATGAGGTGAAGAGAAGCTGTAGGAAACGTCTGGATGGGCATAACCGGCGCCGAAGAAAGCCTCAGCCAGAATCCCTATCCATGAATTCTGGAAGCTTCTTCTCCAATCACCAAG gTTCCAGGTTGTTGCCATATACCAGTCCACAAATATTTTCCCCAGCTTCTATGTTGAGTGCAACCTGGACTGGAGTGGTCAAAACTGAGGAAGATGCGACACTTTATAACCGTCACTTCATCAACAGACAAAATCCATTTACTGGATCCTTCTCTCACGACTACAAAGGAGGAGGGAAGCAATTTCCCTTCGTGGCAAGTAATGCCACCACACTAGCAAATCAAACAGCCCCAGAAGCTTCTGTGTGCCAGCCGCTTCTTAATACCATTACCTCATCTCAAAGTGAGAGTGGTAGGAATATTTTCTCCAATGGGTTATCTAGAGTCCATGACTCGGATTgtgctctctctcttctgtcaTCACCGTCAACACAGACTTCAGGGATCAGTTTGAACAATTTGAATCACGTGGTGCATCCAGAATCCATTCCCATGGCTCATCCTCTAATTCCAGGTCTGCAGTACAGTGGCCTAGGTCGGTATCCTTCCTCACGGGTAATGGAGGATGAGCAGGTGGGTTCGGTATTGGTTACTGAAACAAGTGACGCTGACCTCCATTGCGAGGGGATCTTTCATGTCGGATCTGATGGTTCTTCCCAAACTGTGGGCCAACAGACACTTCCTTTCGCTTGGGAGTGGGCTAAACTCCGGTGA
- the LOC122671812 gene encoding uncharacterized protein LOC122671812: MALTNFILTVAGVSAVVLLLRSDVKHSATIFRRNVRQIRQWLEEESASASKAAEKAKPKELESQVPQKDVPKEDKH; this comes from the exons ATGGCCTTGACCAACTTCATTCTCACGGTGGCGGGTGTGAGCGCCGTTGTACTACTGCTCAGGAGCGATGTCAAACACTCTGCTACAATCTTCAGACGCAACGTTCGCCAGATTCGCCAATGGCTTGAAGAAGAATCCGCTTCTGCTTCCAA GGCAGCAGAAAAGGCAAAGCCAAAGGAATTGGAATCTCAAGTTCCTCAAAAAGATGTGCCCAAGGAGGACAAGCACTAG
- the LOC122671146 gene encoding fasciclin-like arabinogalactan protein 17 — translation MAPGPSLAPAPAPDLGGTHHKFDGESQVKDFIHTLLHYGGYNELVDILVNLTSLPSEMGNLVSEGYVLIVLAPNDNYSPETFLSINLVKCPLTHPDNSSFLFRFPFLIPEYQTEESMYNAVRKFGKIRHDTLRVPHKVVAEEADGSVKFGQGDESAYLMDPDIYTDGRISVQGSDGVLFPTEEKPKSETKLVQHSSTTKSTVKPRREIVRFRRRDSGAGGDHLLVFRFVDESWSWNRGGGGGEGSGGDGGGGGAVGGGGGGGDGGGGGGGVGGWGGKIWVF, via the exons ATGGCTCCAGGGCCATCACTAGCTCCGGCACCGGCACCAGACCTCGGAGGTACTCACCACAAGTTCGATGGCGAATCCCAAGTGAAGGACTTCATCCACACCCTCCTGCATTACGGCGGATACAACGAACTCGTCGACATTCTTGTCAACCTGACTTCCTTACCGTCAGAAATGGGGAACTTAGTGTCTGAAGGCTACGTTTTAATAGTTTTAGCTCCGAACGATAATTATTCCCCAGAGACTTTTCTGTCCATCAACCTTGTTA AATGCCCACTAACCCATCCTGATAATAGTTCATTTCTTTTCCGTTTTCCTTTTCTCATTCCGGAGTATCAGACGGAGGAGAGTATGTACAATGCGGTAAGGAAATTTGGTAAGATCCGGCACGATACGTTACGGGTACCCCACAAGGTTGTGGCGGAAGAGGCAGATGGGTCTGTGAAATTTGGACAGGGCGACGAATCGGCGTATCTGATGGATCCTGACATCTACACCGATGGCCGGATTTCGGTACAGGGTAGCGATGGCGTGCTGTTCCCCACTGAGGAGAAGCCGAAATCCGAAACGAAATTGGTCCAGCACAGTTCTACCACCAAGTCTACTGTGAAACCCAGGAGAG AGATTGTGAGATTCCGGCGAAGGGATTCCGGTGCCGGTGGTGATCATTTATTAGTCTTTAGATTTGTTGATGAGTCATGGTCATGG AACAGAGGCGGtggtggaggagaaggaagCGGCGgcgacggtggtggtggtggtgctgtcggtggtggtggaggaggcgGCGAcggcggtggtggcggtggtggtgttggCGGTTGGGGAGGAAAGATATgggtgttttag